Genomic window (Candidatus Binatia bacterium):
ATCGTCAGCGGCCAGACCGACGAGCTCTGCGCCCAGCGCGCGACGTCATCGAGCCGCGCGAGCATGAACTGGCCGGGGCTTACCGCCATACGAAGCCGCCCTTCTTCCACACGTACGCGTAACCGATCGCGAGAACGACAATAAAAATCGCCATCTCGAGCAGCCCGAAGACCCGCAGGGCGTGCATCTTGACCGCCCACGGATAGAACGAGGCCGCCTCGACGTCGAAGACGACGAAGAGCATCGCGATGAGGTAGAAGCGCACGGGGAAGCGCCCGGCTACCGGCGAGGTCGGCTCGACGCCGCACTCGTAGGCTTCGCTCTTATGGGGGTTGGGTTTTCCCCGGCCCAAGAGGCCCGGCAGGAGGGTGAAGAACACCGCACCGGCCACGGCGACACAGAGGTAGATCGCGACGGGAGCGTACGGGTTCATGGCTTGTGAAAGTTTTCACAAGCGCCGGCCCTCACCTGTTTGGGCCGGGGGGACGGCTTCGAGCGTTGAACGTAGATTTGCGTATGCGCATCGCCGTTTTGGGAATGGTACTGCTCTTCGCTCTCGGTGACGGGTGCTCGGCGCCGCCAAATGTCGTAGGAGTCCAAGATTTCGGCCACGTGACGGGCCGCGTGCTCGACGCGATGACGAACCGGCCGATCCCGAACGCGCTGATCTCGGTCGGCTCGCTCTACACGGTCAACGCCGACGTCAACGGCGCGTTCCTCTTGCGCGCCGTCGCGGGGGACCAGACGGTGACCGCGCGCGCGCCGGGATACACGACGACGACCGCCGACACGACGATCCCGAAAG
Coding sequences:
- a CDS encoding NADH-quinone oxidoreductase subunit A; its protein translation is MNPYAPVAIYLCVAVAGAVFFTLLPGLLGRGKPNPHKSEAYECGVEPTSPVAGRFPVRFYLIAMLFVVFDVEAASFYPWAVKMHALRVFGLLEMAIFIVVLAIGYAYVWKKGGFVWR
- a CDS encoding carboxypeptidase-like regulatory domain-containing protein gives rise to the protein MRIAVLGMVLLFALGDGCSAPPNVVGVQDFGHVTGRVLDAMTNRPIPNALISVGSLYTVNADVNGAFLLRAVAGDQTVTARAPGYTTTTADTTIPKDGTVSVGYMRLVQLTAPSGQPTLAPPATPTPRPAPSPSAAPSATPAAAASGAPPATPTAGPSPTP